One genomic window of Solanum stenotomum isolate F172 chromosome 9, ASM1918654v1, whole genome shotgun sequence includes the following:
- the LOC125877669 gene encoding uncharacterized protein LOC125877669, producing MDPLKYIFQKAMPTGKLAKWQMLLSEFDIVYMTQKAIKGQVLADHLAENPVDEGYEPLRTYFPDEEVLFVGEDISESYPGWRMFFNGAVLISESGQHYPATAKLRFRCTNNMAEYEACILGIRMALDMNVQELLIIGDSDLLIHQVQGEWAMKNPKILPYVQLVQRLCKRFRKTEFRHTPRIQNELADALATISSMIQHPEKSYIDPIEIVLKEQLAHCSHVEAEWDGNPWYIDVKKYLEAGEYPEKATKDTKLLKEVHAGVCGTHMNGFTLAKKILRAGYFWMTIENDYGRFVQKCHKCQVHGDLIKVPPHELNAMSSPWPFAAWGMDVIGSIEPAASNGHRFILVAIDYFTKWVEAASYKAVTKKVVADFVRNNLVCRFGIPESIITDNGANLNSHLIKEICEQFKITHRNSTAYRPQMNGAVEAANKNIKRILRKMIDNYKCWHENLPYALLGYRTTIRTSTGATPYLLVYGTEAVIPVEVEIPSLRIIQEAGLSDAEWIRDRYEQLTLIDGKRMSAVCHGQLYQQRMTRAFNKKVRVRTF from the exons ATGGACCCGCTTAAGTACATATTTCAGAAAGCAATGCCCACAGGAAAGCTAGCAAAGTGGCAAATgttgttgagtgagttcgatATTGTGTACATGACTCAGAAAGCAATCAAGGGGCAAGTTTTGGCAGATCACCTTGCTGAAAACCCAGTAGATGAAGGATATGAACCACTTAGAACATATTTCCCTGATGAAGAAGTATTGTTTGTAGGGGAAGACATATCAGAATCATATCCTGGGTGGAGAATGTTCTTTAATGGAGCAGTGTTGATATCTGAATCGGGGCAACATTATCCAGCAACAGCAAAGCTTAGATTCCGATGCACTAATAATATGGCTGAGTATGAAGCATGTATTCTTGGCATTAGAATGGCTCTTGACATGAATGTTCAAGAATTACTGATAATTGGTGATTCAGACTTGttgattcatcaagttcaaggagaatgggcgATGAAGAATCCTAAAATCTTACCATACGTACAATTGGTACAGAGATTATGCAAAAGATTTAGGAAGACCGAGTTCAGACACACACCGAGAATACAGAACGAGCTTGCTGACGCCCTTGCAACCATATCGTCCATGATACAACATCCAGAAAAGAGTTATATCGATCCAATTGAGATAGTTTTAAAAGAACAACTAGCACATTGTTCACATGTGGAAGCAGAATGGGATGGGAATCCATGGTATATCGATGTGAAAAAGTACTTAGAGGCTGGCGAATATCCGGAAAAAGCAACAA AAGACACAAAATTGCTTAAAGAAGTGCACGCTGGAGTGTGTGGGACACATATGAATGGGTTTACATTAGCAAAGAAAATCTTAAGGGCGGGATACTTTTGGATGACTATAGAAAATGATTATGGCCgatttgtccaaaaatgtcataaatgccAGGTACACGGAGATCTGATCAAGGTACCACCCCACGAGCTCAATGCGATGAGTTCCCCTTGGCCATTTGCAGCCTGGGGCATGGATGTTATTGGATCGATTGAGCCTGCCGCCTCCAATGGTCATAGGTTCATTTTGGTCGCCATTGATTACTTCACAAAGTGGGTCGAAGCTGCTTCCTACAAAGCTGTGACAAAGAAAGTTGTGGccgattttgttcgcaacaatttgGTATGTCGTTTTGGAATTCCAGAGTCTATCATCACAGACAATGGAGCAAATCTGAATAGTCACTTGATCaaagagatatgtgaacaattcaaaattACTCATCGCAATTCAACTGCATATCGCCCTCAAATGAATGGAGCTGTGGAAGCTGCTAATAAGAACATCAAAAGGATACTGAGAAAGATGATTGACAACTACAAATGTTGGCATGAAAATTTGCCTTATGCTTTGCTAGGTTATCGCACCACAATCCGAACTTCAACTGGAGCAACTCCTTACCTATTGGTATACGGAACAGAAGCAGTGATACCAGTTGAAGTTGAGATACCATCTTTAAGGATTATTCAGGAAGCTGGATTGAGTGATGCCGAATGGATTCGTGACCGATATGAGCAATTGACATTGATTGATGGGAAAAGAATGAGTGCTGTTTGTCATGGCCAGTTATATCAACAGAGAATGACTCGTGCTTtcaacaagaaagtaagagTTCGAACATTTTAG